CAGGGGTTGTGGGTGCAGTCGGTGCGGCACGCCGTTGGCAACGCCAAGGTGGTCAAGTAGCTGCGTTTCTGGCATTGGATGGCTGGGGCGTTCCGCTCTGCGAAGCGTTTCCGGTTTACCGATTTAGCCATGATTACTTTACCCATTGGAGTTCCGGACTTTTGGGACAGGGCGATCGCAGCTTTTATGCCGATCCGCCCGTCGCCCATTTAGCGTTATGGCGATCGCCTCAGGAGGTCATGGGCTATTTTACGGGTATGGCTCAACGGTGTAGCGCTGCCGATGCGGTGACGGACATTCTAGCGAGTCATCACGTTTGATATCCAGACCTAGCCTAACTCCGATGCCTCTAGCGCTAATAGTCCCTGGAGTGCCTGGTGGAGTTCGTCAACGGAGGTTGTGGCCGTTCCAAACTGACGCACCACTAAGCTGGCGGCCAAGTTTCCTAAAACTGCGGCATCCCACACGGATGCCCCTAACGCGAGGGCAATGGTGAGCGCGGCGGCTACCGTATCCCCTGCGCCCGTCACGTCAAACACATCAGTTCGGTTGAATGCCGGAATGTGTTGCGGTGCATCGGTTGGGTCAAAAATGCTCATTCCCTGTTCGCCTCGGGTAATCAGCATATACTTTGCTTGGGTGAGATCCAACAGAGATTGGCCTGCTTCCAGGAGGGCGGGTTCGGTGGCGATCGCAAACCCTGCGGCTAACTCCGCTTCGGGCAAGTTGGGCGTAAAAATCGTTGCCCCCGCATAGCGATGCAGATCTTTTTGGGTATCCACCACCACCAGAGGATGCTCCAACGCGGCATCAATCACGGGTTGGGTGAGGGCACCGTCGCCATAGTCCGAACAGATCACCGCATCAACTTGGCCGATTTGACTCCGAATATACGCGGCAAGATGCTCTTGCAATTCTAGACTAGGCAACGCATCCGACTTTCGATCCACCCGCACAATTTGCTGCGTTACGGACTGGCGGGCATGGCCTGAAATGCGGGTTTTGGTGACAGTGGGGCGATCGCCATCCACCAAAATTCCCTGGGTGTCGATGGAGGCTGCCTCAAAAATGTGCCGGAGCGCTTCGCCTTGGCTATCATTCCCGACCAGACCCACCGCTTTCACCTGAGCGCCCAGTTTTGCCACGTTGTAAACCGCATTTGCACCGCCGCCCGGAACCTGGCGCGTAGACTCATGGCGCAAAATCAGCACCGGAGCCTCCCGCGATACCCGCTCCACTTGTCCCGTCAGGAACTCATCGACAGTGAGGTCGCCCACGATTAAAATTCGCGCCTGGTGAAAGCGGTCGAGCAACTGATGCAGACGCTCTGCGGACGCTTCAAGGTGGAAAAAAAACGGAGCGCTAGGTGCCATATGTCCTTATCTGGAGCGATCGCCATGGTGTCAAAGAGTCGAGATTTTCAGAGCTTGAACGGATGACCACCCTATCTCGGTTGGT
This DNA window, taken from Synechococcales cyanobacterium T60_A2020_003, encodes the following:
- a CDS encoding bifunctional hydroxymethylpyrimidine kinase/phosphomethylpyrimidine kinase, which gives rise to MAPSAPFFFHLEASAERLHQLLDRFHQARILIVGDLTVDEFLTGQVERVSREAPVLILRHESTRQVPGGGANAVYNVAKLGAQVKAVGLVGNDSQGEALRHIFEAASIDTQGILVDGDRPTVTKTRISGHARQSVTQQIVRVDRKSDALPSLELQEHLAAYIRSQIGQVDAVICSDYGDGALTQPVIDAALEHPLVVVDTQKDLHRYAGATIFTPNLPEAELAAGFAIATEPALLEAGQSLLDLTQAKYMLITRGEQGMSIFDPTDAPQHIPAFNRTDVFDVTGAGDTVAAALTIALALGASVWDAAVLGNLAASLVVRQFGTATTSVDELHQALQGLLALEASELG